Proteins from a genomic interval of Rhodothermales bacterium:
- a CDS encoding ATP-dependent 6-phosphofructokinase, whose product MAYKGTIGILTGGGDVPGLNPAIRAVTIRAIREGYRVIGLRRGWAGLVDMVREQGADNSENFVELTENVVNRAGRTGGTFLHSSRTRPSHLPLARVPTHVTGYEDEFNDMTPEVMKNLEWLGVDYLIPIGGDDTLSYGHRLHQEGMKVVAIPKTMDNDVPGTDYCIGFGTCITRTIELAHALRTSAGSHERFLVIEVFGRYAGFTALLPTMAGAADRCVIPEHPVDIEQLAELMVADRNRHPSKYAVVLVSEGATMAHHDGMSFEGEEADQYGHKKLGGIGDKVASDLKALSPKYNNGQRINVVSQRLGYLVRCGDPDALDSIVPMAFGNLALDLILQGTSGRLVSVRNGTYDNVPIDVVIGTKKVVDVAKYYNTERLRPQYKSFNRRPVFIMTSDV is encoded by the coding sequence ATGGCGTACAAGGGCACCATTGGAATCCTCACCGGGGGCGGAGACGTCCCCGGCCTGAACCCGGCAATCCGGGCGGTCACCATCCGGGCCATCCGTGAAGGATACCGTGTGATCGGTCTTCGCCGAGGCTGGGCTGGTCTCGTCGACATGGTCCGGGAGCAGGGAGCCGACAACAGCGAGAACTTTGTGGAGCTCACCGAGAACGTGGTGAATCGCGCCGGACGTACCGGCGGCACGTTCCTTCATTCCAGCCGGACCCGCCCCAGCCACCTGCCCCTTGCCCGCGTGCCAACACACGTGACCGGCTACGAAGACGAGTTCAACGACATGACGCCCGAGGTCATGAAGAACCTGGAGTGGCTCGGTGTCGACTACCTGATTCCGATCGGCGGCGACGACACGCTCAGCTACGGTCACCGGTTGCATCAGGAGGGGATGAAGGTGGTTGCCATTCCGAAGACGATGGACAATGACGTGCCCGGCACGGACTACTGCATCGGATTCGGGACCTGCATTACGCGCACCATCGAACTGGCGCACGCACTTCGCACCAGCGCGGGCAGCCACGAGCGCTTCTTGGTCATTGAGGTCTTTGGGCGATACGCCGGTTTCACGGCCCTGCTTCCAACCATGGCAGGGGCGGCGGACCGTTGCGTAATACCAGAGCACCCGGTAGACATTGAACAGCTCGCCGAGCTCATGGTCGCGGATCGCAACCGCCACCCGAGCAAGTATGCCGTAGTGCTGGTGTCAGAAGGCGCCACGATGGCGCACCACGATGGCATGAGTTTCGAGGGCGAGGAGGCCGATCAATACGGTCACAAAAAGCTCGGCGGCATCGGCGACAAGGTGGCTTCAGACCTCAAGGCGCTCAGCCCCAAGTACAACAACGGTCAGCGCATCAATGTGGTCAGTCAGCGGCTGGGGTATCTGGTTCGCTGCGGCGATCCCGACGCGCTGGATTCCATCGTGCCCATGGCGTTCGGAAACCTGGCGCTGGACCTGATCCTGCAGGGCACCTCAGGCAGGCTCGTCAGCGTTCGCAACGGTACGTACGACAACGTTCCGATCGATGTGGTCATCGGCACGAAGAAGGTGGTCGATGTGGCCAAGTACTACAATACCGAGCGCCTGCGCCCGCAGTACAAGAGCTTCAATCGCCGGCCGGTGTTCATTATGACCAGCGACGTGTAG
- a CDS encoding saccharopine dehydrogenase NADP-binding domain-containing protein: protein MRILVIGAGAVGSAIARDLAASDEITDVHICDTSARALADISRSISSDKLRSYQVSARDADAMAPILERCDAVVGAIPNDRIPELVRLALEHGCHYCDLGTSDHEVADLAHLQNLAESAGLWVVPGCGIAPGLVNVLCLHGVDRFDDPDAAFIRVGAIPQDPKPPFKFNFSWSAEKVLDDYTGPVELIENGEVTRCEPLTRLEDISFGEGFEDLEAFCTAGGLATLPERLKGKVRTLDLKTIRWPGHADRMRFVIGLGFAEAKSLDVRTHLTYRDVLVRRMRQRLGGHQRDVVLMRIVIHGKVNGVPRTLRYELIQYADPTQGISAMKHCTAIPAAAIARHIAAGNVPGGGVAPPEVVIPGQLLLDALKARGLEISEAWEDGFVSPTQGAR from the coding sequence ATGCGCATTCTTGTGATCGGAGCGGGAGCCGTCGGCTCCGCGATTGCCCGCGACCTCGCGGCTTCAGACGAGATCACGGACGTCCACATCTGTGACACGAGTGCCCGCGCCCTCGCGGACATCTCGCGCAGTATTTCGTCCGACAAGTTGCGCAGTTATCAGGTATCGGCCCGCGATGCGGACGCCATGGCGCCAATTCTGGAGCGATGTGATGCGGTGGTGGGAGCGATTCCCAATGACCGCATCCCCGAACTGGTCAGGTTGGCGCTCGAACACGGCTGCCACTACTGCGACCTGGGTACCTCCGATCACGAAGTAGCGGACCTGGCCCATCTTCAGAATCTGGCCGAGTCTGCGGGGCTTTGGGTGGTACCTGGCTGCGGCATCGCGCCCGGCCTGGTCAACGTGCTCTGCCTGCACGGAGTCGACCGCTTTGACGACCCGGACGCGGCCTTCATCCGGGTGGGCGCGATTCCCCAGGATCCCAAGCCGCCATTCAAGTTCAATTTCTCCTGGTCCGCCGAAAAGGTGCTCGACGACTACACGGGCCCGGTCGAACTCATCGAGAACGGTGAGGTCACCAGGTGTGAGCCCCTCACCCGGCTGGAGGACATCTCATTCGGCGAGGGCTTCGAGGACCTCGAGGCGTTTTGTACGGCGGGCGGCCTGGCAACCCTTCCGGAGCGCCTCAAAGGAAAGGTGCGAACCTTGGATCTGAAGACCATCCGATGGCCTGGCCACGCGGACCGTATGCGCTTCGTCATCGGATTGGGTTTCGCCGAGGCCAAGAGTCTCGACGTACGCACGCATCTGACCTATCGAGACGTGCTTGTTCGGCGGATGCGGCAGCGGCTTGGGGGCCACCAGCGGGATGTCGTGCTCATGCGCATCGTCATTCACGGCAAGGTGAACGGTGTGCCGCGTACGCTGCGTTACGAGCTCATTCAGTACGCCGACCCGACGCAGGGCATCAGTGCGATGAAGCATTGCACCGCCATCCCCGCGGCAGCGATTGCGCGGCACATCGCGGCCGGCAACGTGCCCGGTGGCGGGGTTGCTCCTCCTGAGGTGGTGATTCCCGGCCAATTGCTGCTCGACGCGCTGAAGGCCCGCGGGCTCGAGATTTCGGAGGCGTGGGAGGACGGTTTCGTTTCGCCCACTCAGGGCGCGCGATAG
- the sprA gene encoding cell surface protein SprA, producing MGSAVVAMVLVGQAAPDQTGALRTWSTPRIAVSDTDSVHIALDRLRVAADSDSTVLDFRRLREALEDPRYAALRDWPMLAARADTDSVFAVLLADLRLDSLTVTPDTGLSARYRPRWQRDLPSARFFPRDRRPFGLRYGNYWRQQTEVDTTRLRFTTREQVGSQDVRYPVEVDFNTYRQLRLRYDLNESWEELVVEHQRQLEQRRRGGLGFNVVVPGGRESAFTTIFGTSEVDLRVNGQADIRAGFDYRKSDQQVAFTGRPSQLDPDFKQDLRLGITGSIGDKLQIDVNYDSQNQFDYQNQLKLHYQGYDDEIVQSIEAGNVFLQTPSTLIRGGQSLFGIKSEFQVGGVHLTTVMSQQEGQSNSLSIDGGSETTEYDLKPTDYDDNTHFFLGYYFRNRWEDALADPPNIRVADGFEGIKEIEVWRLQPTTPEELNVRQVVAMVDLGESEELLSQADGYTAERLPSNAIDQYDDAAGGEVDSQLRDGAATPGSYLESSKNLSSSDYQIGRMKRLERGRDYDFDEVLGYISLRQRLQESEALAVSFRYTAGGRAYQVGDFSTDTGGSDGGQNEDKLVMKLLRPVQLRQPAPESNFNPAAWYLELRNIYRLPGRGINANEFQLQVYYEPPGQTASRTLPGVGGQQTLLQMLGLDRVNEDQALKPDDLFDFLVNYTIEPGDGLLIYPYLQPFGDRMQDLIAASGGSEELEDLYVFRNLYSQKKANARRDSQHDVYRIRGEYSGTVSDFYDLRAYAGLIPGSVRVTSGGTPLQENADFIVDYTGGTVTITNPAFLTAGREINIEYEQNSFFNLQKKTLLGARADYSLDDRISLGATLMRLTQKSPIDKFRIGEEPVSNTIWGVDGSFQAEPRWLTRAVDALPLIQTREPSRVAFTGEFAQLRPNHVETIAFTRTRRDLRKADRDFAADELAGISYIDDFEGFENTFSLMQPGTWSLTAAPDSIGAVDGAGVRGGSVSDSLRTTWRGTFAWYRINANMLAEVPAVAYNVEAIKPLQINDVFPNRDTRAELIDQLETLDIYFNPSERGPYNYTTELKNFLSKPEDTWGGMAQRLPEGFTDFSLKNIDFVEFVFRPFPENPADDAGAQAKLYVDLGSISEDILPNEKLNNEDGLTLSTVSEGSIQKWGRSPNATQNSVVDIDDATNRTEDLGLDGLASYGGDYPPFSTETQHFADFVSSLNQSDPDPRYRAEVAKALVDPSGDDYHYFGNSEYYENPAFYPTGATFQQRFSRYFAGHELNAFETQTKLATNTSVKRGNSRFPDSEDRNLNSTVDTDNSYFQYELPLQRAKLDSLAAPGRVDDYVVGEIADAEGVGTGWYQVRIPVQEFTRKVGNIQDFSLIESIRIWTTGHQVPVTIRFAALELVGSQWQKSERITLERSTVADTARADTRLTISSINNEENADLYSPPIGAVVSQTRLASGRVQNAREQSLVLRVENLLPGKQRAIFKTQNTALDLLKYSNVRMFTHLHGELADGSDLANLPIEEAREKVKLFVRIGANESNDYYEYEQPLTPSSEAAGSSDALWGTAVEFNGEIQDLNSVNIDLGALNQLKVARDRLAFPPDSIFYNVVGDTLVSPDAPDAEEFAPPGTRLGIKGTPSLGRVNSVVIGIRNASDSTSTAFDDILEDISVWVNELRVAGYDETNGWAGLANLDLELADFGRIKANFQRQTDGFGSLSSTLGDREQTSINNWSVTSEVNMDKLIPERFGWTIPVNVQVQSNTQTPRFAPTRGDVRLEELLSQIDEREDLEEPEKEELRTDAIESAQTYSFTRSVTTRFAKTGSRSRVLRNTVDGIGLTYSYSDAEGRNPSQVLNDNWRWSSTASYRFSTRRPRTLKPFWFLDPIPVVGMLADLRFNYLPQSLSTSGTLNRNLSQTRERPVLAAGDTSSIPLSVRFPLREKHAFGHQRNFTLQYNPFGFLNLSFDTNTTQSLNAAGVDTTFAIAASDTLFPGFSLQQAIDAGLVDSSNASRFFELESLEVKPFDQVLRSVLTGGADIRAERHDQKFTATFRPRLQNINALNWIALQDVAYDVTYNWQNGPLGRNTGAAIRNQVDLRAGVSLRIQEFWRKFGFYKAMEEAQRAHDSEKQRERQQREQERRRANDPNARRPQPVAPADSAAVAADSTGGGFKLPLPNLKVLARRTVLGLTGIRDFSVTYNGTRSSTSSNVGQPVLNQDSTLAEVVNYYSILDAFQGRGPSLGYRFGFDRQFDIEDRIIDPSLQVSDQLDNSNRFQGRTTLNPSQALQVSVNWNVDWTDGQTFTYRPVVADGTTTVIGVDTTLTQNGTNKSSIWAFGASYLDLFQAQFDTYVEDLAASAEEDPILLGDENGDGRVVLTNESVVRDFRDAFVRGSTTIDQRNLLPIPRPNWSITYSGLSDWPLIRAVVQSLSLRHGYSADYSADYNTVTFAGDDSVQTVDLGSRRIVFDIPEYQTGSVRINERYQPLIGMDIGWKKQINTALQYNKSNSFSLSTSNLEVSENKTSELSFSLNYQKTGMRLPFFGGKRLNNRASIGLTVARSTTVDRRLRLRTSLESAIDNPEFQLADVLTGDNVTPVTAHTRLTLSPVVSYQFSNRVSANFTLKYEKFDSEDSRQPSATQVQGNFNIRVSIAN from the coding sequence ATGGGCAGTGCCGTCGTGGCGATGGTCCTGGTAGGACAGGCAGCCCCCGATCAGACCGGCGCATTGCGCACGTGGAGCACGCCGCGCATCGCGGTCTCCGACACCGACTCCGTACACATCGCACTGGACCGACTGCGCGTGGCCGCGGACTCGGATTCCACGGTGCTCGATTTCCGGCGCCTCCGCGAGGCCCTGGAAGACCCACGCTACGCAGCGCTGAGGGACTGGCCGATGCTGGCCGCCCGCGCAGACACCGACTCGGTGTTCGCCGTCCTGCTTGCCGACCTGCGACTGGATTCGCTGACTGTCACGCCGGACACCGGTCTGTCGGCCCGCTATCGGCCGCGCTGGCAACGCGACCTGCCGTCCGCACGCTTCTTCCCGCGCGATCGCAGGCCGTTCGGACTCCGATACGGCAATTACTGGCGCCAGCAGACCGAGGTCGATACAACCCGCCTCCGCTTCACCACGCGCGAGCAGGTCGGAAGCCAGGATGTGCGCTACCCGGTCGAGGTGGATTTCAATACCTACCGGCAATTGCGACTGCGCTACGACCTGAATGAGAGCTGGGAGGAACTGGTGGTCGAGCACCAGCGACAGCTCGAGCAGCGCCGCAGAGGCGGTCTCGGATTCAATGTGGTCGTGCCCGGTGGGCGCGAGAGTGCATTCACCACCATTTTCGGCACCTCCGAGGTGGATCTGCGCGTCAACGGACAGGCCGATATCCGGGCCGGTTTCGACTACCGCAAGAGTGACCAGCAGGTGGCCTTCACCGGCCGCCCGAGTCAGCTGGATCCGGACTTCAAGCAGGACCTGCGCCTTGGCATCACCGGCTCGATCGGTGACAAGCTGCAGATCGACGTCAACTATGACTCGCAGAACCAGTTTGACTACCAGAACCAGCTGAAGCTGCATTACCAGGGCTACGATGACGAGATCGTGCAGTCCATCGAGGCCGGTAACGTCTTCCTGCAGACCCCATCGACCCTGATCCGTGGCGGTCAGAGCCTGTTCGGCATCAAGTCCGAGTTCCAGGTAGGCGGCGTGCACCTGACCACCGTGATGTCACAGCAGGAGGGGCAGTCGAACAGCCTGTCCATCGACGGTGGCTCGGAGACGACCGAGTACGACCTCAAGCCGACGGACTACGACGACAACACCCACTTTTTCCTGGGCTACTACTTCCGCAACCGTTGGGAGGACGCGCTCGCCGATCCGCCCAACATCCGCGTGGCCGACGGCTTCGAGGGCATCAAGGAGATCGAGGTCTGGCGCCTTCAGCCCACAACGCCCGAGGAGCTCAATGTGCGACAGGTTGTCGCGATGGTGGACCTCGGCGAAAGCGAGGAACTGCTCTCGCAAGCCGACGGGTACACGGCCGAGCGGCTGCCTTCAAACGCCATCGACCAGTACGATGACGCAGCCGGTGGAGAGGTCGACTCCCAACTGCGCGACGGTGCTGCAACGCCGGGTTCCTATCTGGAGTCTTCCAAGAACCTGAGTTCTTCGGACTACCAGATCGGGCGCATGAAGCGTCTTGAACGTGGCCGGGACTATGACTTTGACGAGGTGCTCGGGTACATCAGTCTGCGCCAGCGTCTGCAGGAGTCCGAGGCCCTGGCGGTCTCCTTCCGCTACACGGCCGGCGGCCGCGCCTACCAGGTAGGCGACTTCTCGACCGACACCGGTGGCTCCGACGGCGGCCAGAACGAGGACAAGCTGGTCATGAAGCTGCTCCGCCCGGTGCAGCTACGGCAGCCGGCGCCGGAGTCCAACTTCAATCCGGCCGCGTGGTACCTGGAACTGCGCAACATCTACCGGCTGCCGGGACGCGGCATCAACGCCAACGAATTCCAGCTCCAGGTCTACTACGAGCCGCCTGGCCAGACCGCTTCGCGCACGCTGCCCGGCGTCGGCGGCCAGCAGACGCTGCTTCAGATGCTCGGCCTCGACCGGGTCAACGAGGACCAGGCCCTCAAGCCGGACGATCTGTTCGACTTTCTGGTCAACTACACCATTGAACCGGGCGATGGGCTCCTGATCTACCCGTACCTCCAGCCGTTCGGCGACCGCATGCAGGACCTGATCGCGGCCTCCGGCGGCAGCGAAGAGCTGGAGGACCTGTATGTCTTCCGCAATCTGTACTCGCAGAAAAAGGCCAATGCCCGGCGGGACTCGCAGCATGACGTGTATCGCATCCGCGGCGAGTACAGTGGCACGGTCTCCGACTTCTATGACCTGCGCGCCTATGCCGGCCTCATTCCGGGCTCCGTCAGGGTCACCTCCGGAGGCACACCGCTGCAGGAAAACGCAGACTTCATCGTCGACTACACAGGCGGCACGGTGACCATCACCAACCCTGCATTCCTGACGGCCGGCCGCGAAATCAACATCGAGTACGAGCAGAATTCCTTCTTCAACCTGCAGAAGAAGACCCTGCTCGGGGCGCGCGCCGACTACTCGCTGGATGACCGCATCAGCCTCGGCGCCACGCTCATGCGCCTCACGCAGAAGAGTCCCATCGACAAATTCCGCATCGGTGAGGAGCCTGTATCGAACACCATCTGGGGTGTGGACGGCAGTTTCCAGGCCGAGCCCCGGTGGCTGACGCGCGCGGTCGATGCGCTCCCGCTCATCCAGACGAGAGAACCCTCCCGGGTGGCGTTCACGGGTGAGTTCGCGCAACTGCGACCCAACCACGTGGAGACCATCGCATTCACGCGCACACGCAGGGACCTGCGCAAGGCGGACCGGGATTTTGCGGCCGATGAGCTGGCCGGCATCTCGTACATCGACGACTTCGAGGGCTTCGAGAACACGTTCTCCCTCATGCAGCCCGGGACCTGGTCCCTGACGGCGGCCCCGGACTCGATTGGTGCCGTGGACGGAGCGGGCGTGCGGGGCGGCTCGGTGTCGGACTCGCTGCGCACGACCTGGCGTGGCACGTTCGCCTGGTACCGCATCAACGCCAACATGCTTGCCGAGGTACCGGCGGTGGCCTACAACGTGGAGGCCATCAAGCCGCTGCAGATCAATGACGTCTTCCCGAACCGGGATACGCGCGCAGAGCTCATCGACCAGCTGGAAACGCTGGACATCTACTTCAACCCCTCGGAGCGCGGACCCTACAACTACACCACCGAGCTCAAGAACTTCCTGTCCAAGCCCGAGGACACATGGGGCGGCATGGCCCAGCGGCTGCCGGAGGGGTTCACGGACTTCAGCCTGAAGAACATCGATTTTGTGGAGTTCGTCTTCCGGCCCTTCCCGGAGAATCCGGCGGACGACGCGGGCGCGCAGGCCAAGCTGTACGTGGATCTGGGATCGATCTCCGAGGACATCCTTCCCAACGAGAAGCTGAACAACGAGGACGGCCTCACCCTGTCAACGGTCAGCGAGGGATCCATCCAGAAGTGGGGTCGGTCACCGAACGCCACCCAGAACAGCGTGGTCGACATCGACGACGCCACCAATCGCACCGAAGACCTGGGACTGGACGGTCTGGCTTCCTATGGAGGCGACTACCCGCCGTTCTCTACGGAGACCCAGCACTTTGCGGACTTCGTTTCGAGCCTCAACCAGAGCGATCCCGACCCGCGCTACCGGGCGGAGGTGGCAAAGGCGCTGGTTGACCCGTCCGGCGACGACTACCACTACTTCGGCAACAGCGAGTACTACGAGAACCCGGCATTCTACCCGACCGGGGCCACGTTCCAGCAGCGATTCTCCCGGTACTTCGCCGGGCACGAACTGAATGCGTTCGAGACGCAGACCAAGCTGGCGACCAACACCTCGGTCAAGCGCGGCAACTCGCGATTCCCCGACTCGGAAGACCGCAACCTCAACTCCACGGTCGACACCGACAACAGCTATTTCCAGTACGAACTGCCGCTGCAGCGCGCCAAGCTGGATTCCCTGGCAGCCCCCGGGCGCGTGGATGACTACGTGGTCGGCGAAATTGCAGATGCTGAAGGTGTCGGCACCGGCTGGTACCAGGTGCGCATTCCCGTGCAGGAGTTCACCCGGAAGGTGGGCAACATCCAGGACTTCAGTCTGATCGAGTCCATCCGGATCTGGACCACTGGGCATCAGGTGCCGGTCACCATCCGGTTTGCCGCCCTGGAGCTGGTTGGCAGTCAGTGGCAGAAGTCGGAGCGCATCACCCTCGAGCGCTCGACGGTGGCGGATACCGCGAGAGCCGACACCCGACTGACGATTTCCTCCATCAACAACGAGGAGAACGCCGACCTCTACTCGCCGCCCATCGGCGCAGTGGTCAGTCAGACCCGCCTGGCCTCCGGCCGCGTGCAGAATGCGCGCGAGCAGTCCCTCGTGTTGCGTGTAGAGAATCTGCTGCCCGGCAAGCAGCGAGCGATCTTCAAGACACAAAACACGGCGCTCGACCTGCTCAAGTACTCCAATGTGCGCATGTTCACGCACCTGCACGGGGAGTTGGCAGATGGATCCGATCTCGCCAATCTGCCCATCGAAGAGGCGCGTGAGAAGGTGAAGCTGTTCGTGCGCATCGGCGCGAACGAGAGCAACGATTACTACGAATATGAGCAGCCGCTGACACCAAGCAGCGAAGCGGCCGGCAGCTCGGATGCCCTCTGGGGAACGGCCGTGGAATTCAATGGCGAGATCCAGGACCTCAACTCGGTCAACATCGACCTGGGCGCACTGAATCAGCTCAAGGTGGCACGCGACCGCCTGGCCTTCCCGCCGGACAGCATCTTCTACAACGTGGTCGGAGACACGCTCGTCTCACCCGACGCTCCGGACGCCGAAGAATTCGCTCCTCCGGGCACGCGCCTGGGCATTAAGGGCACCCCGTCGCTTGGGCGTGTGAACAGCGTGGTCATCGGCATCCGGAACGCTTCCGACTCTACCTCCACCGCCTTCGACGACATCCTGGAGGACATTTCGGTGTGGGTTAACGAGCTCCGCGTGGCCGGTTACGACGAGACCAACGGCTGGGCGGGACTCGCAAACCTGGACCTAGAGCTGGCGGACTTTGGTCGCATCAAGGCCAACTTCCAGCGCCAGACCGACGGGTTCGGCTCGCTGTCCTCCACGCTGGGCGATCGTGAGCAGACCAGCATCAACAACTGGAGCGTTACGTCCGAAGTGAACATGGACAAGCTGATCCCGGAGCGGTTTGGCTGGACGATTCCGGTCAACGTTCAGGTGCAGTCCAATACGCAGACGCCGCGCTTTGCCCCGACCCGCGGCGACGTGCGGCTGGAGGAGCTGCTGAGCCAGATTGACGAGCGAGAGGACCTCGAAGAGCCCGAAAAGGAGGAACTGCGTACCGACGCCATCGAATCCGCGCAGACATACAGCTTTACCCGGTCCGTCACCACGCGCTTTGCCAAGACCGGCTCCCGCTCCCGGGTGCTGCGCAATACCGTAGACGGCATCGGACTGACCTATTCCTACTCCGATGCGGAGGGCCGCAATCCGAGCCAGGTGCTCAACGACAACTGGCGCTGGTCATCGACGGCGAGCTACCGCTTCAGCACCCGCCGGCCGCGCACCCTGAAGCCGTTCTGGTTCCTGGATCCGATCCCGGTGGTAGGCATGCTGGCCGACCTGCGATTCAACTACCTGCCGCAGTCGCTGTCGACCTCCGGCACGCTGAACCGCAACCTCTCGCAAACCCGAGAGCGCCCGGTCCTGGCCGCCGGGGACACGTCCTCCATCCCGCTGTCGGTGCGCTTCCCGCTGCGCGAGAAGCACGCGTTCGGGCACCAGCGCAACTTCACGCTGCAGTACAACCCGTTCGGATTTTTGAACCTCAGCTTCGACACCAACACCACGCAAAGCCTGAACGCCGCCGGTGTCGATACCACCTTCGCCATCGCGGCCTCGGACACCCTGTTCCCGGGCTTCAGTCTGCAGCAGGCCATCGACGCCGGGCTGGTGGACTCGAGCAACGCGAGCCGCTTTTTCGAGCTCGAATCCCTGGAAGTAAAGCCGTTCGACCAGGTGCTGCGCTCGGTGCTCACCGGCGGCGCCGACATCCGTGCGGAGCGGCACGACCAGAAGTTCACGGCGACCTTCCGGCCCAGACTGCAGAACATCAACGCGCTCAACTGGATTGCCCTCCAGGATGTGGCATACGATGTGACCTACAACTGGCAGAACGGTCCGCTGGGCCGAAATACGGGTGCCGCAATCCGCAACCAGGTAGACCTTCGCGCCGGTGTCTCGCTGCGCATCCAGGAGTTCTGGCGCAAGTTCGGATTCTACAAGGCGATGGAGGAGGCGCAACGCGCGCACGACTCTGAGAAGCAGCGGGAACGGCAACAAAGGGAGCAGGAGCGGCGTCGGGCGAACGACCCCAATGCACGTCGTCCCCAGCCGGTGGCTCCGGCTGATTCGGCAGCGGTGGCCGCCGATTCCACGGGCGGCGGATTCAAGCTGCCGCTGCCCAACCTGAAGGTCCTGGCGCGCCGCACGGTGCTCGGCCTGACCGGCATTCGCGACTTCAGCGTGACCTACAACGGTACACGGAGTTCGACCTCGAGCAACGTGGGCCAGCCTGTATTGAACCAAGACTCCACGCTGGCGGAGGTGGTCAACTACTACTCCATCCTCGATGCCTTCCAGGGACGCGGCCCGTCGCTGGGCTATCGCTTCGGATTCGACCGGCAGTTCGACATCGAGGACCGCATCATCGACCCGAGTTTGCAGGTCTCCGACCAGCTCGACAACTCCAACCGCTTCCAGGGACGCACCACGCTCAACCCGAGCCAGGCGCTGCAGGTCTCGGTGAACTGGAACGTGGACTGGACGGACGGCCAGACCTTCACCTACCGACCGGTTGTGGCTGACGGCACAACCACCGTCATCGGTGTCGATACCACGCTGACGCAGAACGGCACCAACAAGTCCTCCATATGGGCCTTCGGCGCGTCGTACCTGGACCTCTTCCAGGCGCAGTTCGACACGTACGTGGAAGACCTGGCCGCATCGGCCGAGGAAGACCCGATCCTGCTCGGCGACGAAAACGGGGACGGCCGGGTCGTCTTGACCAACGAGTCGGTGGTGCGGGACTTCCGCGATGCGTTTGTGCGCGGCTCTACCACAATCGACCAGCGCAATCTGCTGCCCATCCCCCGTCCGAACTGGTCGATCACATACTCCGGCCTGTCCGACTGGCCCCTGATCCGGGCCGTTGTGCAGAGCCTCTCGCTGCGGCACGGCTACTCCGCCGACTATTCCGCCGACTACAACACCGTCACCTTCGCGGGCGACGACTCCGTGCAGACCGTCGATCTGGGCAGCCGGCGCATCGTATTCGACATCCCGGAGTATCAGACCGGGTCCGTGCGGATCAACGAGCGCTACCAGCCGCTCATCGGCATGGACATCGGCTGGAAAAAGCAGATCAACACGGCGCTGCAGTACAACAAGTCCAACAGCTTCAGCCTGAGCACGTCCAACCTCGAGGTCTCCGAGAACAAGACGAGTGAGTTGAGCTTCAGCCTCAACTACCAGAAGACGGGAATGCGCCTTCCGTTCTTTGGCGGCAAGCGACTGAACAACCGGGCGAGCATTGGTTTGACGGTCGCGCGCAGCACCACGGTGGACCGTCGATTGCGACTGAGGACCTCGCTGGAATCGGCGATCGACAACCCGGAATTCCAGTTGGCCGACGTGCTCACCGGCGACAACGTGACACCGGTCACTGCCCACACACGTCTCACCCTCTCCCCGGTGGTCTCCTACCAGTTCTCAAATCGGGTGTCGGCCAACTTCACGCTCAAGTATGAGAAGTTCGACTCGGAGGACAGCCGTCAGCCATCTGCGACACAGGTCCAGGGCAATTTCAACATCCGGGTAAGCATCGCAAACTGA
- a CDS encoding SDR family NAD(P)-dependent oxidoreductase, whose amino-acid sequence MKGQTIAVTGAAGRLGRELVAELVRREANVAAIVMNDAEARLVPSGRSSRVESFIMNVTESRSVCDGFERIASRFSGLDGLVHTVGGWAMTPLLETGRQRWDDMMALNLTSAFLCFREASRVMVTGDGGWLVGISSGQGAERGAGGQSAYSAGKAGVLRLVEAVGEELADRGVSTLAVAPSMILFDDDSDWDGVPVGDVVAACLSPWSDDPPESGGLRRAYGTLEPG is encoded by the coding sequence ATGAAGGGACAGACCATTGCCGTGACCGGTGCCGCGGGGCGGCTGGGCCGCGAGCTGGTTGCCGAGCTGGTGCGTCGTGAAGCCAACGTCGCCGCCATCGTAATGAATGACGCGGAGGCGCGTCTGGTACCCTCCGGGCGGTCGAGCAGGGTGGAGTCATTCATCATGAACGTCACGGAGAGCCGATCGGTCTGTGACGGTTTCGAGCGCATCGCGAGTCGATTCTCCGGACTGGACGGCCTGGTGCACACCGTAGGCGGTTGGGCGATGACGCCGCTGCTTGAGACCGGCCGTCAACGCTGGGACGACATGATGGCCCTGAATCTGACCAGTGCGTTCCTGTGCTTTCGGGAAGCTTCGCGCGTGATGGTGACCGGGGACGGAGGCTGGCTGGTCGGCATCTCTTCAGGCCAGGGCGCCGAGCGCGGTGCAGGCGGTCAGTCGGCCTACTCGGCCGGCAAGGCTGGCGTGCTGCGCCTGGTGGAAGCAGTCGGCGAGGAGTTGGCCGATCGCGGCGTGTCTACCCTCGCGGTGGCTCCTTCCATGATCCTGTTTGACGACGACAGTGACTGGGACGGCGTGCCCGTGGGCGATGTGGTGGCGGCCTGCCTCAGCCCCTGGAGCGACGACCCGCCGGAAAGTGGCGGGCTGCGGCGGGCGTACGGCACGCTGGAGCCGGGGTGA